A window of Sutcliffiella cohnii contains these coding sequences:
- the ltrA gene encoding group II intron reverse transcriptase/maturase: protein MKFTKTLIEMILEKDNLNQAFEKVRRNKGAAGVDAKDIEATRLHLKENGAEIILLIKQGKYKPQPVRRVQIPKSNGGLRNLGIPTVTDRVIQQAMVQILTPIFEPQFSQYSYGFRPNKSAHQAIEQARQYIEEGYNFVVDIDLEKFFDRVQHDKLMSLVTKSISDKPTLKLIRRYLQAGIMENGVVTVNREGTPQGGPLSPLLSNIILNELDKELEKRGHRFVRYADDSNIYVKSLKAGERVKTGITEFIEKKLKLKVNAEKSAVGKPNARMFLGVSFYKIGRKTRVYVPKKTKSRFEEKLKKLTNRNWGVSMKYRILKLNQLIQGWGNYFKVGDLKRYASDLDAHIRRRLRACRWKEWKKVRTKYRNLMKLGISKEKALKNANTRKGYWRMSNSPILDRALNNDYWRNQGLKSLSKVIL from the coding sequence ATGAAATTTACTAAAACACTGATAGAGATGATATTAGAAAAGGATAATCTAAACCAAGCCTTCGAAAAGGTCAGAAGAAATAAAGGAGCAGCAGGAGTCGATGCGAAAGATATTGAAGCTACTCGCCTTCACTTAAAGGAAAATGGTGCAGAAATTATCCTACTTATTAAACAAGGTAAGTACAAACCTCAGCCAGTAAGAAGAGTTCAAATACCTAAATCAAACGGTGGGCTTCGAAACCTAGGAATTCCAACTGTGACTGATAGAGTCATCCAACAGGCGATGGTCCAAATACTAACTCCGATATTTGAACCTCAGTTTAGCCAATATAGTTATGGTTTTAGGCCAAATAAAAGTGCGCACCAGGCTATAGAACAAGCAAGGCAATATATAGAGGAAGGATACAACTTCGTTGTAGATATTGATTTAGAGAAATTCTTTGACCGAGTACAACATGATAAGTTGATGTCCCTAGTCACCAAGTCAATTTCAGATAAACCTACTCTTAAGTTAATAAGAAGATACCTACAAGCTGGAATTATGGAGAATGGTGTAGTAACGGTAAATAGAGAAGGTACACCACAAGGTGGACCACTCAGCCCATTACTTAGCAACATCATCTTAAATGAGCTTGATAAGGAGTTAGAAAAGAGAGGCCATAGGTTTGTCAGATATGCAGATGATAGTAATATCTACGTGAAAAGCCTAAAGGCTGGAGAACGAGTGAAGACAGGAATCACAGAATTCATAGAAAAGAAACTAAAACTAAAGGTGAACGCTGAGAAGAGTGCCGTGGGAAAGCCGAATGCACGTATGTTCTTAGGAGTGAGCTTCTACAAGATTGGAAGGAAGACTAGAGTATACGTGCCAAAGAAAACAAAGAGTCGTTTCGAAGAAAAGCTCAAGAAATTAACTAACCGTAATTGGGGAGTAAGTATGAAGTATAGAATTCTGAAATTGAACCAACTCATTCAAGGATGGGGTAATTACTTTAAAGTTGGAGATTTGAAGAGATATGCATCAGACCTTGATGCACATATACGTCGAAGACTAAGAGCTTGCCGATGGAAGGAATGGAAGAAGGTACGTACTAAGTACAGAAACCTAATGAAATTAGGTATATCAAAAGAAAAAGCATTGAAGAACGCTAACACCAGGAAAGGATATTGGAGAATGTCTAACTCACCAATCCTGGATAGAGCATTGAATAATGATTACTGGCGTAATCAGGGTTTGAAGTCTCTTTCAAAAGTAATTTTATAA